In one window of Primulina tabacum isolate GXHZ01 chromosome 8, ASM2559414v2, whole genome shotgun sequence DNA:
- the LOC142554663 gene encoding uncharacterized protein LOC142554663, producing MTKEGANPYSSVISGNILISGNEALTLIDAGATRSFISEVFMHSLSIEPTVMPLHFNILLPSGDEIWTTCIFKACPVQMGKRFLFVDLIVIPMVSFDVILGMDWLSAFCEMIDCVDETVKFLADDHESAVFVGLGSSLSIPIISCLQATKLLHKGCIGFLASVLDVRKESNMQLQDIDVAYDYHDVFAEEVPGLPSDREVEFVIELIPGTAPISKSP from the coding sequence ATGACTAAAGAGGGTGCGAATCCTTATTCTTCGGTAATATCAGGTAATATTTTAATATCCGGCAATGAAGCACTTACATTAATTGACGCTGGTGCGACACGTTCTTTTATTTCTGAAGTGTTTATGCACTCTTTGTCTATTGAACCTACTGTCATGCCTTtacattttaatattttgttaccTTCTGGAGATGAAATTTGGACAACTTGTATCTTTAAGGCATGTCCTGTTCAGATGGGTAAGAGATTTTtgtttgttgatttaattgttattccgatggtttcCTTTGACGTCATACTGGGTATGGATTGGTTGTCTGCTTTTTGTGAAATGATTGACTGTGTGGACGAGACAGTGAAGTTTTTAGCAGATGATCATGAGAGTGCAGTGTTTGTTGGTTTAGGTTCTTCGTTGAGTATTCCCATTATTTCTTGTTTGCAAGCTACTAAATTGTTGCACAAGGGGTGTATTGGTTTTCTGGCTTCGGTGTTGGATGTGAGAAAAGAAAGTAATATGCAATTGCAGGATATTGATGTAGCGTATGATTATCATGATGTGTTTGCTGAGGAGGTGCCTGGATTACCATCTGATCGAGAGGTagagtttgttattgaattgattcCAGGTACAGCCCCAATTTCTAAGTCTCCATAA